ttatcattattaaaagCAATATGAATAGAATCcaatagaataaaattataaaaatatttaagttgaATTAAAGCATTTCATAAGAATATTGAAAACAcaaaagttatttattaattaaaatataattgtgacaagaaatgaatatttataagattgaaaaatagtaaagaccatgtaaaaataaaattaatgtaagATTTGGTgtatagaaattaattatactttgtaaaataaaattaattgtcATATCAATTTTGGTcctttaattcaatttaatagttttaagGTTATTTTTGAGGTAAGGGCCGGAAAGTTAAAAAGAGTAAAGTTTGGAGAAAAATATGTGGTTTTGTGAATGTGTTGGTAGCCATTGAAAGATTTTGGAGTAGAAAAATGTGATGGGTGGCCatgaaaaggaataaattaGGTTACGAAAGTGAAGAAGCAATGGGCCCTCCACCACCCATTTCAGACAACCTCAAAGCTGTCCCGATCCTaaacaatatattaaataataacagCCAACCCTTTCAGCCTACCTCGCTGTCACTCTTCTGGTTCTGTCTGTGCCTGCCTGCCTCTGCCTGCCCTCTTCCTTCCCCATCCCTCCGTTACATCTTCCCTCTATTTCCACTTCTCCTTTCTTTACTTCCATTTTGGAAACCATAGGAAGGTCGGGTTCGAGAAAAGAGTTTCGACTATCTGTGTTTGCGACTTCAAACGAACCCAaaatcggttggggaggagaacaaagcagcTGTTTAACAGCGGACTCGTTTTAAAGATAGACAGACATTCATGCTGTATGAGCCCcgaaatggagaaaataaattaacaaatataatataatacaatGAAAAGAATACAGAGATATCTTATTCATCTGATTATCACATCAGATTGTTACTGATCTGTTTGAAGTTCCATGGAGACCCCATTACTAGAATTGCCTCTACAACAATTCGCTCtttactactactactactactacgaCTACCTTTAAACTTTAGTTTCCGTAATCAAATATTGAATGAAATGTGAAGAACTTGATACTGTTAGCATATTGAAGAGGAGGAATCGTAGCAGCTGTTGTTTATGCCACTGTCTGCTCCTGCTCTGCATACAACTGCTGCTCCATCCAGGATGGGATCATCTCGTTGATGTCTCTTTTGAGGTTGTATGCTCGTTTCTCCGCACCGAACATTCCGAACCTGTCCGAGGGAACATCTTTCACCAAGGAGTTAACCCAAGAGACATCAGGCTCCTCTACTGGTGAAGCGAACGTGGGGGTTCCCATGCTGTTGTTTCGGATCCCGAACGAGGCAGATTTCTTGAGTTTGTTGAGATCGTTGCCGTGCATTCCCCAGTCTAGTTTGCCATCGGGCGAGTTCCAATCTGAGAGATGGGAAGACATTGTAGATGCAGAATTTGCAGCTCCAGTAACCCCAGGATGGCGGGTCACTGCAGCTCGATCGATGAAACTCTGGCTTCGTTTTGCAAAGGCTGCAGACCTTGAGTTCATCACAGCAGCTGCCACTGCACTTGATGAATCAAAGCCAAATGAAGAGGGTTTCTTTACAGGTGAGGATGATAAGTTAGCTGGGTAACTCGCACGGAGTTGGTTCATGTTTTGGCGCATCTGCAGCCCGGTTGGAGATTGAACTTGAGCCGAGATTGGCGTTTTTAGCGACGTGCCCTGCAACTGAGACAACAAGGAAGAATCTAATGATCCAAACATGTCATCAAGGTTTGATGGCTTCAACTCTGCGCTCCTGCTTATGTCTGCACTCCAGTAAGAAGGAGCGGAGAGCCGGGATATCTCGTCGATCAACTGTTGTTGATGTTGCATTTGGCTCACGTTCTTTTCTAATCCAAGTAATTCCATCTCTAAATCCAAATCTCTTGCACTCAAGGTCGCCTTCAACCGACTACCAGGGAGCTGCAGAGCAGGAGGAGTAAGGTTAATCTTGTTCTGCCACAAGTTCCCATTTTTAGGGGAAGACACCGATGCTAAGGGAGACATGGGAGGCGTTGAAGCAGTCGGCAACGACAACGACGATGAACCAAGAGCCAACGGGCTCATGGTAGACATATCTGCAGCACTGCTTGAAAGAGACCTAGGCGAAGGCATGCCTGAGCCAGTCGATGCATATACAGGGCGCAACTCATCAGGTCTGTGAGCAAAGAAGCAGACCTTCCTTGTGCAGCCAGTCTCATCCTTGCAGAGCCGGGTTCGGTATTGAGCAGGGTGGAGCCAAGACTCAAAGACACCATGTGCATACTCACAGGAATCTCCCTTAGGACAAGCCCCCTTTCGGAATTCAGGGCACGGGACGCAACTATAAGGGTACTTCTTGGGGTCTCTACGCCTAGCATTCTCGCCAGGATGAACGAAAGGACACTCGGTCCAATCGTGCGAATACGCCCTCGAACAAGGCTTCACTTTGAAAGTATACATCCTGAAATCATCAGTGCCATATATCCCGCTGTTGATGTCGGGCAGCGATATATCAACGGGATACTCTTTCTTGTCACTTCCTTCTTTCGCAGACAGGGAAGCTGAGATCTTCTGCTGGTCTTCTTCTAGGAAAAGGCTCAGATCACCTACCCCAGCCATACCATCTCCTCTCAACAACATCTCCATAGCTTTCCTTCCTGAATAACACACCATCCTGCAAGCTGAAACAATCAAATCAACAGGTTTTCTCCCGTTCGCATCGACGCAATCAACGTCAGCCGATCCGTCGAGCAAGAGCTTGATGGTTTCAAGGGAAGAACCAGAGCCACCAGCAGAGGCACAGTGAAGGGCAGTGGTCATATCTGATCCACAAGCCCTGTTGATATCAACCTTGCCTGTCTCAATTAAGTATTTGACAACCTTAGAGCTTCCATACATAGCAGCGATCATAAGTGGAGTTCTTTCTTCAAAACCCATCTTCTTTGACCCAATTCCTCTTCCATACCAGCAGCTTGGTTCATCAACATCCAAATCCCTTTCTTCCACCTCTCTCTTGAACCCATCTACATCATCAGAGGCTGATAGTTCAAGCAAGATCGAATTCGCAGAGAATAAAGCTCCATCTCTAAGCTTCTGAAACTTAGATTCCATGGCGGAATTCGAGAAAGCAACTTTATTCTTTGAGCCACTGCACATATCCAGCTCCTGCAAGATTTGAACCCGCAATAATCAGAAACGTATACAAATCACAGGGTTGAAAGATGGGGTTGTAAGCAAAAATCATTTTGTAAACGCAATCAGTTTAATCCGACGACATGAATTTCTAAACTTCCTTCCTTCTAGAGAAACccaaaagaagaacagagatGAAAAACACTCAAACCACGCAAACCCGCAAgcataaactaaaaaattaagagaaaccCAGATCGATTGAAGGAAAACCCATGTGGAAAAACACAAAGATGAAGGCAGAAAAGGGCTGGATTGAAGAGGAGCAGAAGATGTTGGTACCTGGAAGTAGATTGAAGAAACAAGTTGAATGGTTGAATCGAGAAGGCCTCGATTTGGAGGGGGAGTTTGAGATGCTAAGAATGGAAGAAGTGGGGGTTTTATTCAGGCGATTAAGAAGAGGGAGAGggtaaagagagaaagaaaggggGAAGAAGGTGCGACTTTTCTTCGCAGCGGCTTCAGCAGTCAAAGTCAAAGCAGAGTGAAAGGcaaaggagagaaaaaggCCCCACTTTGGCTATCCAAATTCGACCCAAGTCGCGGAAATCCAAATGAAACCCAAATGAAATTCgaaatgaagatgaaattggaattggtttatgattatgattttatttattgattattattattttgggtgATAAAAGCGATGGTTGACGCGTCGAGAGTGTTGTGGTTCAGCCATTTGGGTGGGTGACAGAATTTATCCGACTCAGTCTTCCACTCATCGGATTTTGTCTTTTTGCTTCtctaaattcaatttcaatttctttttccctttaattatatcttttttttaaagttgtttcctatcattttttgtttttgttttttttttttttttggtatagaATTAATTTTCCTCGTGGAGAAGACTAACATTGACTCACTAAAGAAGTTCACGGATCAAAAAGGCTTCTCCAATCTCCTAATCTCCTATTTCTAGTGGAATCGAGACTGAGATTCTTAGTAGAAAATTTGTGGAGTTCAAATTctaccaataatttttttatgtttttttttttttttaattattccttTTAAACTATTTGAATGGATCcatttataaagtttaaactttaaatataattgatacaattattaatttgaggGGTTAATTGAAGTAAGAagtataaattgatttttttagttcatatcaatggagtgaaaaattcaaccaacaaTTACTGATTCATGttcaaattgattttctttgataAAGTTGACAAACACTCatcttttaattatcaatttaaaatttttttattctctttaattataatctttaattataatttggtAAACTATGGATTTGGTCTTTCCATGGATCAATTTTCAATCTTCTCCCTTTGACTTTCAAATGctccctttctctttttttctttgttttaaatatatataataaaaccCTTTAAATAACAAGTATAAtataacttcaaaataaataaataaatatatatatatatatgttaagaTGAAGAGAAGAAGTAAAGGGCAGGAAAGGATTTATTATAAAGAGAGGAGTTTCTAGAACACTTTTTCTCATAGGTCAAAAGGGAAGGACACAAGTAGTGGCATAGCCTTTCGGCATATTGACACTTATGCCCCTCGACTTTCAAATCCCTCATTATATTATTCATCAATTTTTTACAACCTTATTCCGGTCCACCCTTCCCCTAAGGCTCTAAAGGCCCTCGCTgagcacaccgtccggtgtctagttctaatacaatttgtaaccgctcaaatccactgctaacaaatattatccaacATTTATCGTTGttagcttcacgattttaaaacgtgtatgatgggagaggttccacactcttataaagaatgttttgttttctttttgtaaaagCTTACGCCctctgctaacagatattgtgcACAAccaaatatgttttattttttagttcttatAATAGAGTCACCGAAAAAGGAAGCACGCTTAGTTCGGGCAGGTactaattatcaatttttttacatGTGCTTTCGTTTTATTCATATACTTTTCTCTTATTCGGACGTCAcatattgtatttaataataaaatgaattaactGAAACTATagattagaaagaaaattgttgtttttttaatgatagaaAAGAGTTATTTGTacctaaacaaaattttacaaGCAGCAAAATCATtactataattacaaaatagtaagaaattttatttctttacaagtataataataaataattatagtatcattttaaaaaattgaataattattattatattaaattaaattgtacaattattaaatatcttGTTTGTTAAGATGGAAGATACacattgttttaattatttattaaaaaaagtattctACAAGGcagaattatataaataatcaaattgatgcaacacataaaatatttagtatataattacttaatttatgggataatatatttttaataattatcaacAGTATGACATTGAGTCTAATTTAAcctattacaaaaaaaaaaaaaaaaNaaaaaaaaaaaaaaaaaaaaaaaaaaaaaaaaaaaaaaaaaaaaaaaaacattataattttatagaaaaacaaaagttcattaaatttttgtcatttttaataataaacttatACACAAGCAATTTTGTCGTATTACAAGACATTCTCATCATGATTGAAAAACATGTTTCAAAGAAATATGATTATGAATACATAGAAAAATGCAAGattattatatagtttggTATGCaaccacaaaataaaataaaaaacgattaaaattttgtaatattatcATCGACAAAAGTTGTATCGTGTTGATAATTATGTGTTAcccattttttcttaaattaataatttagtataaactttatgtaattattataaattaactCACGAAAAATTTAAACGaataataacataataataaaaacgtAGTCttacatgaaaataattattaatgtgatatattttaataagtgGTTGAAAAGATAACATTATAAGACCGTTATCTTTGACTATGATAATTTATGTGTTTATTTTATGTCTAGTTGCTTTTGATAATGACaatctttttataatatattgtaTTATCTACGATTTCTTTGAATAAGATAACGACGATGGTCCCAACATTCGAAGTTTTACTTTGATGTCTTGTATCTCAAGTTCGAACTAGGATTTAAATTCTAGGTTCAACACGTGACGATCCTAACATTACGTGTACACCACTAGATTATCTACCAGAGTAAGACATGTCTTTTTAGTAggcttcttttgaatttttcataagATCGCCTAATATAAGGATACACATTGTTGGTATAAATAGGTaactatcaatttttttttttttttgcctttctTAACTGTAAGTTCATAAAGACCATACTTATTCAAATGTGGTTTTGGTTAATTTCATGTACCTCTCTTTTACTCGGGACTTAGGCTAGCCCATGGGCTGGTAGGTAATGCAATAGATATTACTGGCCCAATAATTAGTGACGCCTAGACTTATTTGGGTCATGTCTACTTTTTATGTTGggcctcttttcttttcttccgtCTTTTCCTGCCTTCAGCCTAAGGCCCATTAATTATAGTACTTGGGCCCAACTAAGCCCATTAATTATAGTACTTGGGCCCAAATAAGCCCATTTATTGGAATGAGACCAAGTTTGAATTCATTGtccctattttattttatttttttatattaaaaaacatgtCGTCGTTaaatctttgaaaaaaaaaatggataattttaaatattgggATTTTTTCCCCTTATGCGGTATCACttatctcaaaaaaaaataataatttaatcagaaaatatatattgaaaatacaCTGATTGGGCGCTGAAAgagatagtttttttttttttttttttttttttttaattggataattttaattcaaaataagtaATCAAAAGATGAGATCAATTTAATGTCATTGCTTAGGTCGTCTATTGTTTTCTctatataaacaaaatcaaatagcCCAAATAGcattaaactaatttaaattaatttaggaccaatatatatatcgaaaaatttgaatatctaatttcatactttacttttaaaataataaatttgtttagttgtaattttaataatttttagcaAATATGTGGATTAGTTTCTTAAAACAAGATTATAAATCTGACATTTACTTGTTTAAaagttcttttttaatatttaaaaattattacaaacaaCCCTTCAATCTTAACTCCATATTTAACCTgtgattaattattaattatgttttcgAACAAATTCTTTTggaatttattcaatttttataaaattcttctaactttttttttttattttgtaaggAATAAATATAATCTAGGTATACTTTTCCGTGATTTTATAATgacatttttcataaatataatataaaaaaaataatatcaatttgaacatatCTCAAATTATCTCAAACATAATAATTGTGGTCTAATCTCCcaccttattattattttgattgaaaaaacTTTAAGAATTCTTCTATTCAATCCTTTTAGCGAATAACCATTGTCAAATAAACtatagttgaaaaaaaaaatagtattataaTCAAGGATTAATTTATTCCGTCTATTGTAatactcataaaaaaaattaaaaaaaaaaagtgtatatatatttttatattatttattatttgggGTCTTATgagtaattataaaaatgaaataataattctaatttacatataaatatatatatgttctgTAACTTAGTTTGAAAGCAAAAACAACTTAGTTattactttaaatatatttttaaaaaaattattataaaaatatccaTGGATATTTTAATGCTTAAGTTTCTTTattctataatatatatttctctcctttttaGAGAGAATTACAACTCAATCAAAGCTGTGAGAATTTATTCTATtatgaataatatttaattaatctcaTTTAAATTAGAGTAAAGTTTAACTCTTCCtttattaacttttattaatCAACATATTCTGTTAAACCCAAAGATTAGACTAATTAATAT
This genomic window from Cucurbita pepo subsp. pepo cultivar mu-cu-16 chromosome LG01, ASM280686v2, whole genome shotgun sequence contains:
- the LOC111799814 gene encoding zinc finger CCCH domain-containing protein 29-like, which produces MCSGSKNKVAFSNSAMESKFQKLRDGALFSANSILLELSASDDVDGFKREVEERDLDVDEPSCWYGRGIGSKKMGFEERTPLMIAAMYGSSKVVKYLIETGKVDINRACGSDMTTALHCASAGGSGSSLETIKLLLDGSADVDCVDANGRKPVDLIVSACRMVCYSGRKAMEMLLRGDGMAGVGDLSLFLEEDQQKISASLSAKEGSDKKEYPVDISLPDINSGIYGTDDFRMYTFKVKPCSRAYSHDWTECPFVHPGENARRRDPKKYPYSCVPCPEFRKGACPKGDSCEYAHGVFESWLHPAQYRTRLCKDETGCTRKVCFFAHRPDELRPVYASTGSGMPSPRSLSSSAADMSTMSPLALGSSSLSLPTASTPPMSPLASVSSPKNGNLWQNKINLTPPALQLPGSRLKATLSARDLDLEMELLGLEKNVSQMQHQQQLIDEISRLSAPSYWSADISRSAELKPSNLDDMFGSLDSSLLSQLQGTSLKTPISAQVQSPTGLQMRQNMNQLRASYPANLSSSPVKKPSSFGFDSSSAVAAAVMNSRSAAFAKRSQSFIDRAAVTRHPGVTGAANSASTMSSHLSDWNSPDGKLDWGMHGNDLNKLKKSASFGIRNNSMGTPTFASPVEEPDVSWVNSLVKDVPSDRFGMFGAEKRAYNLKRDINEMIPSWMEQQLYAEQEQTVA